The stretch of DNA ATCAAGAGGATGTCAGGGTTTTTGGTCGATAAAGGTTATCCATTGTTCGTGAGCGAGTTTGGGGTGGACCTACGAGGGACCAATGTGAATGATAATAGGTACTTGAATTGCTTTTTGGGTATGGTGGCTGAACTCGACCTAGATTGGGCATTATGGACACTGGTTGGGAGCTATTATTTGAGGGAAGGGGTCATTGGGTTTAATGAATATTATGGGATATTGGATTGGAATTGGATTGATATGAGGAATTCAAGCTTTGTTGAGAGAATTTCAGCACTTCAATCTCCTTTTCGAGGTAAGCAAACtttaatttccataaaaatcttggatattttatttttaattcaactgATTCGACTGTAAATATGTTacatttaaaaatccaaaaactCAATCTATCAACCCTAATGAAACCTATTGGCTTATAAAAACCTACAActtcaactcaaaattttttcgaAACTAAAATTGATCCATCCAAAATGATTTAAACCTGGAATAACACAACCTCAAAATGATCAGAAACCAAAATGATTAGACTCGAGAAACCAAAATGAATGGCCCAAACTTAAAACGACCAAAGCTTGAAAGTATCTGAACTTGAAATTGACTTGAACCAAATGATCCTAATTGTTTGAAACTCAAATTACCTGATTGAGATTGATCCAATCTAAAACCAATCTAACCTCCCCAACAAAGGtttaaatttcatcaatttaaaaaagattgagaaaatatttaaaatatatactaaaactatttttatcaagttttttcatattaattacattaattcTCTTAAATGATAAATCTGATAATATTAAACACGAttcaattataataaaatattaaaagaatattaaaaaacgACTTGAATACACATGTTGATAAGTTGACCTAGATTGAGTTCGGTTACAAAAATTTCTAAGCCAAGACCCAAATAACTTGGCTTGTCTCAACTCATTTTACCgaccataaattataaaatattaaaaaaaatttgatactaatatttatgtatttatattatttaatttaaatttggttCTAGATAACTTGGCCTGAGATCAAAAGTCTTTGTTCAAGCTCGCCTGACTTTCAAGCACATCATCTATTTTTTCCACAATCTCATGCAGGACTAGGCTTATTGGAAACCGAACTACACAAAGTGATCTTTCACCCTTTAACCGGGCTTTGTGTTTTAAGGAAACCATCGGGTAGCTCTTTGAGTTTGGGTCCATGTACTGACTCAGAGGCTTGGAATTACTCACCCCAAAAGACCTTGGAGTTGAAGGGAACTCAGTTGTGCTTACAAGCTGATGAACCGGGGACGATGGTGAAGCTCGGAACCATCTGCGGTGGCTCGAACTCGAGATGGGAAACAATATCAGATTCAAAGATGCACTTATCATTGAAGCTCGGAAATGTCACGTCAGTTTGCATGGACATAGATTCGAACAACGATATTGTTGTAGCCGGTTGCAAATGCTTGAATGATGATAGTCAGTGCGACCCTAAAAGTCAGTGGTTCAAACTTGTGAATAGCACGAGGAGTGGAAATGGGGGGAACTCCTTTGTAGATTTTGATTCGATCACTGACTTCGGGAAAAGAGTTTTTATAGAATCTTTTGGGTGGTTCGATATAAAAATCAGTCTTGATCGCTTCAGGGCTAGTTTAGTATTATTGTTGGGGTTAAAAGGTACATTTTAAAAGCTtggtttggaaaaaaataatgcttttaaaaaaaatttatttcttaattttaagtgtttagcattgctgtaaAAAAATGTTATGAAAAGTTTCTTAAAATCCTCATCATAGGTACATATATAAAGAGGATTTTCACTTACactaatataaaattaagttTTCTAAGCACATGTATaacattttatatgttttatattttaacaaatcaaattcggaatgttttaaaatataattgtatttgtCTAACTTGCAAAACTTTCAATAATTTGAAATCTTTATGAGCACATTAGATTAAGAATATAAGTCCCTGAACTTTGACAAAAAAATCAATAAAGCCCTTACGCGAAAAGCGCACTCAATTAAACCCTCAAACTCTCAAATTAcatcaattaaacattttaaCCAACTTTTTTTTGTCTTGACCAGTACCTCGCTAAAACTTTGGtgaatgcttttttttttatattgaacAAATATTTAggcattttcaatttattaaaaactTTTATGCACATGATCAATCTTAAAGGTAGCATTTGacaaattcaatttcaaattttggatttggatttcaaAAATGATGTAAATTAAGTGATACACATACAAATAT from Gossypium hirsutum isolate 1008001.06 chromosome D04, Gossypium_hirsutum_v2.1, whole genome shotgun sequence encodes:
- the LOC107898648 gene encoding glycosyl hydrolase 5 family protein: MARLAILLLILIAVDHVNPTTSLPLSTNSRWIVDDQTDRRVKLACVNWPSHLEPVFAEGLSKRSMDSIAEQIVSMGFNCVRLTWPLYLVTNDSLSSLTVRRSFQNLGLMEPIAGIQANNPSVIDVSLIQAFQAVVSSLGKNNVMVILDNHLSKPGWCCGYFDGDGFFGDPYFNPDLWVTGLTRMATLFNGVTNVVGMSLRNELRGPKQNINDWYRYMQKGAEAVHAANPNVLIILSGLSFDKDLSFIKNRPLILTFSRKLVFEMHWYGFSDGQAWVTGNPNRVCGRVTNDIKRMSGFLVDKGYPLFVSEFGVDLRGTNVNDNRYLNCFLGMVAELDLDWALWTLVGSYYLREGVIGFNEYYGILDWNWIDMRNSSFVERISALQSPFRGLGLLETELHKVIFHPLTGLCVLRKPSGSSLSLGPCTDSEAWNYSPQKTLELKGTQLCLQADEPGTMVKLGTICGGSNSRWETISDSKMHLSLKLGNVTSVCMDIDSNNDIVVAGCKCLNDDSQCDPKSQWFKLVNSTRSGNGGNSFVDFDSITDFGKRVFIESFGWFDIKISLDRFRASLVLLLGLKGTF